A stretch of Apis cerana isolate GH-2021 linkage group LG1, AcerK_1.0, whole genome shotgun sequence DNA encodes these proteins:
- the LOC107992778 gene encoding mevalonate kinase, giving the protein MIQFKVSAPGKVILFGEHAVVYGKTAVAASIDLRTVLNFTELPEAEQVVKICFSKVNLFITIPLQQIQNFFFINKNVEFIENYEIFYNKIKEFVCIVSYANVQQKLSLEAFFYTLIYIAQKEEMEIKPFQIQLNTELAINSGLGSSASFAVSLAACFVHWSHLQKNIYKVFDFSTLDVISKYALNCERIMHGNPSGIDNCICTYGSIIEFKKGNYIQPINNIQAMKILLVDTRVNRSTKALLEKVLELKHTYPVIIDLIMDSIDNISKEAVKIIQKLKTFSNTNEFFLEGYKQLMILINMNQGLLATCQISHPSLDRICAEAQNYGLAAKLTGAGGGGHAYILLLPDTQPETISSISRKLIADGFTVKLTTLGCSGVQIN; this is encoded by the exons atgattcaatttaaAGTATCTGCACCAGGAAAAGTTATTCTTTTTGGAGAACATGCTGTAGTATATGGAAAAACAGCTGTTGCAGCTAGCATAGATTTACGTACAGTTCtaaattttacagaattaCCTGAAGCAGAACAAGTtgttaaaatatgtttctctaaagtaaatttatttattaccatACCTCTGcaacaaatacaaaatttcttttttattaataaaaacgtggaatttatagaaaattatgaaatattttataataaaataaaagaatttgtcTGTATTGTTAGTTATGCAAATGTTCAACAAAAATTAAGTTTAGAAGCATTCTTTTATACTCTTATTTATATTgcacaaaaagaagaaatggaaataaaaccatttcaaattcaattaaatacagAATTAGCAATTAATTCTGGACTTGGTAGTTCTGCTTCTTTTGCAGTTAGTCTTGCTGCATGTTTTGTACATTGGTcacatttacaaaaaaatatttacaaagtatttgatttttctactttagatgttatttcaaaatatgctTTAAATTGTGAAAGAATTATGCATGGTAATCCATCTGGAATAGATAATTGTATCTGTACATATGGatcaataatagaatttaaaaagggtaattatatacaaccaataaataatatacaggcaatgaaaattttattagtagaTACAAGAGTAAATAGAAGTACTAAAGCTTTACTTGAAAaagtattagaattaaaacatACATATCCAGTTATTATTGATCTGATTATGGAttcaatagataatatatcaaaagaagcagttaaaattattcaaaaattaaaaactttctcAAATACCAATGAGTTCTTTTTGGAAGGATACAAACAATTAATG atacttATTAACATGAATCAAGGATTGTTAGCCACATGTCAAATTTCTCATCCATCTTTGGATAGAATTTGTGCAGAAGCACAAAATTATGGTTTAGCAGCAAAACTTACAGGTGCCGGTGGTGGCGGACATGCATATATTCTCTTATTACCAGATACACAACCAGAAACTATTTCAAGTATTTCGCGAAAATTAATTGCAGACGGATTTACTGTTAAATTAACAACTTTGGGGTGCTCTGgtgt